In Anser cygnoides isolate HZ-2024a breed goose chromosome 14, Taihu_goose_T2T_genome, whole genome shotgun sequence, one genomic interval encodes:
- the SNCB gene encoding beta-synuclein → MEVFMKGLSKAKEGVVAAAEKTKQGVAEAAEKTKEGVLYVGSKTQGVVQGVTSVAEKAKEQASQLGEAAFSGAGNIAAATGLVKKEEFPADLKPEEVAQEAVEEPLVEPLLEPEGENYEEPPQEEYQEYEPEA, encoded by the exons ATGGAGGTGTTCATGAAGGGCTTGTCCAAGGCCAAGGAGGGGGTGGTCGCCGCCGCCGAGAAGACCAAGCAGGGGGTGGCCGAGGCCGCCGAGAAGACCAAGGAGGGGGTCCTCTATGTCG GGAGCAAAACCCAAGGCGTGGTGCAAGGCGTCACCTCAG TGGCTGAGAAGGCGAAGGAGCAGGCGTCCCAGCTGGGCGAAGCCGCCTTCTCGGGTGCCGGCAACATCGCGGCGGCCACCGGGCTGGTGAAGAAGGAGGAGTTCCCTGCGGACCTCAAG CCAGAGGAGGTGGcccaggaggctgtggaggagccGCTGGTCGAGCCGCTGCTGGAGCCGGAGGGGGAGAACTacgaggagcccccgcag GAGGAATACCAGGAATACGAGCCAGAGGCATAA
- the EIF4E1B gene encoding eukaryotic translation initiation factor 4E type 1B translates to MLATMASGEQRRQEERRRRRRAQQQELLLAESLGKHPLQNRWALWFFKNDKSKMWQANLRLVTKFSTVEDFWALYSHIQLASKLTSGCDYSLFKDGIEPMWEDSQNKRGGRWLITLAKQQRHTELDRFWLETLLCLIGEMFDEYSDEVCGAVINIRAKGDKIAIWTREAENREGVTHIGRVYKEHLGLSQKVAIGYQAHADTATKSGSLTKNKFVV, encoded by the exons ATGCTGGCCACCATGGCTTCAGGGGAGCAG AGGAGGCAagaggagcggcggcggcggaggagggcccagcagcaagagctgctCCTGGCAGAGAGCCTGGGCAAGCACCCCCTGCAGAACAG gtgGGCGCTGTGGTTCTTCAAGAACGACAAAAGCAAGATGTGGCAGGCCAACCTGCGCCTGGTCACCAAGTTCAGCACGGTGGAGGACTTCTGGGC CCTGTACAGCCACATCCAGCTGGCCAGCAAGCTCACCTCGGGCTGCGACTACTCCCTCTTCAAG gaTGGCATCGAGCCCATGTGGGAGGACAGCCAGAACAAGCGCGGCGGGCGCTGGCTCATCACCCTGGCCAAGCAGCAGAGGCACACGGAGCTGGACCGCTTCTGGCTGGAGACG CTCCTGTGCCTCATCGGGGAGATGTTCGACGAGTACAGCGACGAGGTGTGCGGGGCCGTCATCAACATCCGCGCCAAGGGGGACAAGATCGCCATCTGGACCCGGGAGGCGGAGAACCGGGAAGGGGTCACCCACATCGG GCGTGTCTACAAGGAGCACCTGGGCCTGTCGCAGAAGGTGGCCATCGGCTACCAGGCCCACGCGGACACGGCCACCAAGAGCGGCTCCCTGACCAAGAACAAGTTCGTGGTGTGA